From Bacteroidales bacterium, one genomic window encodes:
- the rlmD gene encoding 23S rRNA (uracil(1939)-C(5))-methyltransferase RlmD: protein MSRKRNNEQIIIPNVTLEAVAAEGNALAHVDGKVLFVPKCIPGDVVDVQLTRKRKSFMQGFVVKMIKPSPMRVEPFCPHYGICGGCTWQALPYDKQLEFKQQQVEDQLIRIGHLKLPTAPALPSQKGSIMPIIGSAKTQCYRNKLEYTFSNKRWILEGEDVNTLSDVERLALGFHIPQMFSKVLDIKECKLQREPSNAIRLFVKAYAIEHNMSFFDIREHTGLLRNLIIRTSSTGELMTIIVAGACKNDHTATASASDSSSSAAVSATGSNPGKKNPQPPTLSSQEQSALEDLMTATCKKFPEITSMYYVLNDKGNDAIGDTPCIHFSGKEFITEEMEGIKFRIGPKSFYQTNSEQAYKLYSVVRQFADLKGDEILYDLYTGTGTIALFLSRQVKKVVGIEYVEEAIADAKINAQANGITNSAFYAGDMKDVLNAEFIRQNGQPQIIVLDPPRAGIHPSVAQVILDTAPEKIVYVSCNPASQARDLQILTAKYEIIAVQPVDMFPHTQHVENVVNLRIKKDL from the coding sequence ATGAGCAGGAAAAGAAATAATGAACAAATAATTATACCAAATGTCACATTGGAAGCAGTTGCTGCAGAGGGGAATGCGTTGGCGCACGTGGACGGCAAAGTGCTTTTTGTGCCAAAGTGTATTCCTGGGGACGTTGTAGATGTGCAGCTTACGCGCAAAAGAAAATCTTTCATGCAGGGCTTTGTCGTGAAAATGATTAAGCCATCCCCAATGCGCGTAGAACCTTTCTGTCCGCACTACGGAATTTGCGGGGGCTGTACTTGGCAAGCACTCCCTTATGATAAACAGCTGGAATTCAAGCAACAGCAGGTGGAGGACCAGTTAATAAGGATAGGACATTTGAAGCTCCCGACAGCCCCCGCCCTACCCTCTCAGAAGGGGAGCATAATGCCTATTATAGGTTCTGCTAAAACGCAGTGTTACAGGAACAAACTGGAATATACATTCTCCAACAAGCGTTGGATTCTGGAGGGAGAAGATGTAAATACTTTAAGTGATGTTGAGCGTCTGGCCCTTGGCTTTCACATTCCTCAGATGTTCAGCAAAGTGCTGGATATTAAAGAGTGCAAGCTGCAGCGTGAGCCAAGCAACGCCATAAGATTATTTGTAAAAGCTTATGCCATAGAACATAACATGAGCTTTTTTGATATACGGGAACATACAGGGCTGCTGAGAAATCTGATTATCAGGACATCCAGCACTGGAGAGCTGATGACGATTATTGTTGCCGGAGCATGCAAAAACGACCATACAGCAACCGCCTCTGCCTCAGACAGCTCTTCTTCAGCAGCCGTCTCTGCAACTGGCAGCAATCCAGGCAAGAAGAACCCGCAGCCCCCCACTCTATCATCACAGGAACAATCTGCCCTTGAAGACCTTATGACTGCTACGTGCAAGAAGTTTCCGGAGATTACCTCTATGTATTATGTCCTTAATGACAAAGGGAATGACGCTATTGGTGACACTCCATGCATCCATTTCTCTGGAAAAGAGTTTATTACAGAGGAGATGGAGGGAATCAAGTTTCGCATCGGGCCAAAATCATTCTATCAGACAAATTCAGAACAGGCCTACAAACTTTACAGCGTAGTGCGCCAATTTGCTGACCTTAAAGGAGATGAGATTCTCTATGACTTATATACAGGCACCGGAACAATTGCTCTGTTTTTATCCCGACAGGTTAAGAAAGTTGTTGGTATTGAATATGTTGAAGAAGCCATCGCCGATGCAAAAATAAATGCTCAAGCTAATGGAATAACAAACAGCGCGTTTTATGCCGGCGATATGAAGGATGTTTTAAACGCAGAATTCATAAGGCAAAACGGTCAGCCTCAAATAATTGTATTGGATCCGCCAAGAGCAGGAATTCATCCGTCAGTTGCCCAGGTAATTTTGGACACCGCGCCTGAAAAAATAGTTTATGTTAGCTGCAACCCTGCCAGCCAGGCACGTGATTTACAGATTCTTACAGCAAAGTATGAAATTATTGCAGTTCAGCCTGTGGATATGTTTCCGCATACACAGCACGTGGAGAATGTTGTTAATCTGAGGATTAAGAAGGATTTATAA
- the mnmE gene encoding tRNA uridine-5-carboxymethylaminomethyl(34) synthesis GTPase MnmE, whose protein sequence is MRVNKKSIKPINANNEKAIGYTDNICAPATASGRGAIGIIRMSGPDVIKIADSIFTPTTDPKRKPLSLLRSESYVMRYGVIYESAKLNKKEYTSPLKNKSSQQKVKQVLDEVLVTVFRAPHSYTGENSVEFYCHASPYIMNKIIMMLIAAGARMAEPGEFTKRAFLNGKMDLAQSEAVADLIASETEAAHNIAMQQMRGGYSKELKQMRESLLNLTSLMELELDFGEEDVEFANRKHFAQLLKDTTVKVSSLIDSFSLGNVIKNGIPVAIVGAVNTGKSTLLNALVGEERAIVSEIQGTTRDTIEDTVNINGTVFRFIDTAGIRNTQETIEIMGIERTWQKIKEASVVILMLDCGRENDFKQSIHSIAGRIDTKRQKLVIVVNKCDLIKSESTIVKEVTSICKSEKVKAKVLCTILRPQQSEHQINTAIQGLAELKKNLSGIGNKISQNTGTQTLVTNARHYQALLAAKESLNKAAAALKDKISTELIAQEVREAVYHLGSIVGEVSSQDVLNNIFKNFCIGK, encoded by the coding sequence ATGAGGGTAAATAAAAAATCTATAAAACCGATAAATGCAAATAACGAAAAAGCTATTGGGTATACAGATAACATCTGTGCTCCCGCAACAGCCTCAGGAAGAGGAGCTATCGGGATTATAAGAATGAGCGGTCCTGACGTAATTAAAATTGCGGACAGCATTTTCACGCCTACTACCGATCCTAAACGCAAGCCCCTATCGCTTTTACGCTCAGAGTCTTATGTGATGCGCTACGGCGTTATTTATGAGAGTGCAAAACTTAATAAGAAAGAGTACACTTCACCACTCAAGAACAAGAGTTCTCAACAAAAAGTCAAACAAGTTTTAGATGAAGTACTTGTTACCGTTTTCCGCGCACCTCACTCATACACAGGAGAGAACAGCGTTGAATTTTACTGCCACGCATCACCTTACATAATGAATAAAATCATTATGATGCTTATTGCCGCTGGTGCAAGGATGGCTGAACCCGGAGAATTCACAAAGCGCGCTTTCCTAAACGGAAAGATGGACCTTGCTCAGTCAGAAGCTGTTGCAGACTTGATTGCATCAGAAACTGAAGCGGCTCACAATATTGCAATGCAGCAAATGAGAGGCGGTTATTCAAAGGAGCTAAAGCAAATGAGAGAATCGCTTTTGAACCTAACTTCTTTGATGGAACTTGAGTTGGATTTTGGAGAGGAAGATGTTGAATTCGCCAACCGCAAACACTTTGCGCAACTTCTTAAAGATACCACTGTAAAGGTCTCATCTTTAATAGATTCATTCTCGCTTGGCAATGTGATAAAGAACGGTATTCCGGTTGCAATTGTAGGAGCTGTTAACACAGGAAAAAGCACCCTGCTGAATGCGCTTGTGGGAGAGGAACGTGCAATTGTGTCTGAAATTCAAGGGACAACAAGGGACACAATAGAAGATACCGTGAATATCAACGGAACCGTTTTCAGATTTATTGACACGGCCGGCATACGCAATACCCAGGAAACCATTGAAATAATGGGAATTGAGAGAACCTGGCAAAAGATTAAAGAGGCATCTGTTGTCATCCTTATGCTTGACTGCGGAAGGGAAAATGACTTCAAACAGAGCATTCACTCAATTGCCGGGCGCATAGATACAAAGAGGCAAAAGCTTGTGATTGTGGTTAATAAGTGTGATTTGATAAAGTCAGAAAGTACTATTGTAAAAGAAGTTACCTCTATCTGCAAATCGGAAAAAGTAAAAGCTAAAGTTCTCTGCACAATTCTTAGGCCACAGCAGTCTGAGCATCAAATAAATACAGCTATACAAGGTCTAGCAGAGCTCAAAAAAAATCTGTCGGGAATAGGAAATAAAATCTCACAAAACACGGGTACCCAGACACTTGTCACCAACGCCCGCCACTATCAGGCACTGCTTGCAGCCAAAGAATCTCTAAACAAAGCCGCCGCAGCGTTAAAAGACAAAATCTCCACAGAACTTATAGCTCAGGAAGTTAGAGAAGCAGTTTATCACCTTGGCTCCATTGTTGGCGAGGTCAGCTCACAAGATGTTTTGAACAACATCTTTAAGAATTTTTGCATCGGGAAATAA
- a CDS encoding ATP-binding protein: protein MYFERKQYLQQLTSAEGNGMIKIITGIRRCGKSYLLFNIYKQHLLSKGVPADHIIEVNLEDRRNKRLRNPDELLEHIDSKMTDFDRYYILLDEIQLVPEFEDVLNSYLHIENAEVFVTGSNAKFLSKDVITEFRGRGWEIRIRPLSFAEYYDGVGGEKQETLEKYYLYGGLPAVAQLEKPEDKQKYLKDVYETVYLKDVLQRNRLKNADGLRELVRILASTMGSSMNALRISNTFKSVSNIEIGTNTISRYLEYLQDSFIISESLRYDVKGRKYIGTETKYYFEDLGIRNAVIGFRQIEFNHTMENVIYNELCKMGYNVDIGLVKTFSRDDTGKITRKNLEIDFVVNRHDQRLYIQSAYRMPDEEKLEQELASFRNLSDGFRKILIEGDRYITHYNEEGILVMSLYDFLLKGLIDNN, encoded by the coding sequence ATGTATTTTGAAAGAAAACAATACTTACAGCAGCTAACGTCAGCTGAAGGAAACGGGATGATTAAGATCATTACCGGTATTAGACGTTGTGGTAAGTCATACCTACTATTCAACATTTATAAACAGCACCTTCTCTCAAAAGGAGTACCTGCAGACCATATCATAGAGGTAAACCTAGAGGATAGAAGAAATAAGAGACTTCGCAATCCCGACGAACTTCTGGAACATATTGACTCGAAGATGACAGATTTCGATAGGTATTACATCCTTCTAGATGAAATACAGTTGGTCCCAGAGTTTGAAGACGTATTGAATTCATATCTGCATATTGAAAATGCGGAAGTGTTTGTGACTGGCTCAAATGCCAAATTCCTATCAAAGGATGTTATTACAGAATTCCGTGGTCGTGGATGGGAAATTAGGATCCGTCCATTGAGTTTTGCCGAATACTATGACGGAGTCGGTGGGGAGAAACAGGAAACTCTAGAAAAATATTACTTATATGGAGGGTTACCTGCTGTTGCTCAATTAGAGAAACCAGAAGATAAACAGAAATATCTCAAAGATGTTTACGAAACAGTCTATCTCAAAGACGTTTTGCAACGCAATCGTCTTAAAAATGCTGATGGGTTGCGCGAACTTGTTAGAATTTTAGCTTCAACCATGGGTAGCAGTATGAATGCATTAAGAATCTCAAACACATTCAAATCTGTAAGCAATATTGAGATTGGCACAAACACCATAAGCCGTTATCTCGAGTACCTACAAGATTCATTTATTATAAGTGAATCTTTGCGCTATGACGTTAAAGGCAGAAAATACATAGGCACTGAGACTAAATACTATTTTGAGGACCTTGGCATTAGAAATGCGGTTATTGGCTTCCGACAAATTGAATTTAATCACACGATGGAGAATGTAATTTACAACGAATTGTGTAAGATGGGATACAACGTAGACATTGGACTCGTTAAAACATTCAGCCGAGATGATACTGGTAAAATCACTCGCAAGAATCTTGAGATAGACTTTGTTGTGAACCGTCACGATCAGCGTTTATATATTCAGTCTGCCTATCGGATGCCAGATGAAGAGAAACTTGAACAAGAATTGGCATCATTCCGCAACCTGTCGGACGGATTTCGCAAGATCCTCATTGAAGGAGACAGATACATCACTCATTATAACGAGGAAGGAATACTAGTGATGAGTCTATATGACTTCCTTCTAAAAGGTTTAATCGATAACAATTAA